One window from the genome of Cyclobacterium amurskyense encodes:
- the rpsS gene encoding 30S ribosomal protein S19: MARSLKKGPYIEHHLLKKVDVMNESGKKSVIKTWSRRSMISPDFVGLTFAVHNGNKFIPVFVTDNMVGHKLGEFAPTRNFRGHIAKKDKGKR; the protein is encoded by the coding sequence ATGGCACGTTCGTTAAAAAAAGGCCCATATATAGAGCACCACTTACTAAAGAAAGTGGATGTTATGAACGAATCTGGAAAGAAATCCGTGATCAAAACCTGGTCCAGGAGGTCGATGATTTCTCCGGATTTTGTAGGACTAACCTTTGCAGTGCACAATGGAAACAAATTTATTCCTGTTTTTGTGACAGACAATATGGTTGGTCATAAGTTAGGTGAATTTGCACCTACCAGAAATTTCCGTGGACACATTGCCAAAAAAGATAAAGGAAAGAGATAA
- the fusA gene encoding elongation factor G, with translation MAKKDLKYLRNIGIMAHIDAGKTTTSERILYYTGLSHKIGEVHDGAATMDWMEQEQERGITITSAATTTKWKYPTDQGQPLENTKEYQINLIDTPGHVDFTVEVERSLRVLDGAVALFCAVSGVEPQSETVWRQADKYHVPRICFVNKMDRAGADFFNAINEIKDKLGANPVPLQIPIGAEDTFKGVVDLITNQAIVWNEEDQGMTYKVIEIPEDLKETVTEYRQSLIEQVASYDEDLMIKFFEDENSITKEEMMTAIRKAVINMDFSPVLCGSAFKNKGVQALLDAVMAYLPSPLDLPPVKGTNPDTEESVVRNPDSDEPFAALAFKIATDPFVGRLAFMRVYSGQLNSGSYVYNTRTSKKERISRLLQMHSNKQNPIDRVEAGDICAGVGFKDIKTGDTLCDEKNKVVLEEMTFPEPVIGYAIEPKTQADVDKLGMAIAKLVEEDPTLHVNTDHETGQVILRGMGELHLEIIIDRLKREFKVEINQGAPQVAYKEALFASVEHKEVYKKQTGGKGKFADIVFEIGPKEADPETGEVKAGLDFVNGIVGGVIPREFIPSIQKGFAESMKNGPLAGYPVEAMKVRLFHGSFHDVDSDAVSFEMAARLGFKEAAKKCKPQLLEPIMAVEVVTPEEYTGPVTGDLNRRRGLMKGMDTKGVSTVIKSSVPLSELFGYVTDLRTISSGRASASLTFSHYDPVPSNIAEAVIAKVKGEKA, from the coding sequence ATGGCTAAGAAAGACTTAAAATATTTAAGAAACATAGGTATCATGGCTCACATTGACGCCGGAAAAACAACAACTTCCGAGCGTATTTTGTATTACACTGGTTTGTCACATAAAATTGGTGAAGTACATGATGGAGCTGCTACTATGGACTGGATGGAGCAAGAGCAGGAGAGAGGGATTACCATCACTTCAGCTGCTACTACTACCAAATGGAAGTACCCTACCGATCAGGGACAGCCTTTAGAAAATACTAAAGAATATCAAATCAACTTGATTGATACTCCTGGTCACGTGGATTTTACCGTTGAGGTAGAAAGATCCCTTCGAGTGCTGGATGGTGCTGTAGCCTTATTTTGTGCTGTATCAGGTGTGGAACCTCAGTCCGAAACAGTTTGGAGACAAGCTGATAAATACCACGTTCCAAGAATCTGCTTTGTAAACAAAATGGATCGTGCCGGAGCTGATTTTTTTAATGCCATTAATGAAATTAAGGATAAATTAGGTGCTAACCCTGTACCTCTTCAAATTCCAATTGGAGCTGAAGATACATTTAAGGGAGTAGTTGATCTTATCACGAATCAGGCCATAGTATGGAATGAAGAAGATCAAGGGATGACTTATAAAGTTATTGAAATCCCTGAGGATCTTAAAGAGACCGTTACTGAATACAGACAAAGTCTTATTGAGCAGGTAGCCTCTTATGATGAGGATTTAATGATCAAATTCTTTGAGGATGAAAATTCCATTACCAAAGAAGAAATGATGACTGCTATTCGTAAGGCTGTAATCAACATGGACTTTTCTCCTGTATTGTGTGGTTCTGCCTTTAAAAACAAAGGAGTTCAAGCGCTTTTGGATGCTGTAATGGCTTATTTGCCTTCACCTCTTGATTTGCCTCCTGTAAAAGGAACAAATCCTGATACTGAAGAATCTGTAGTAAGAAATCCTGACAGTGATGAGCCTTTTGCTGCTTTAGCATTTAAAATTGCTACTGACCCATTTGTAGGTCGTTTGGCTTTTATGCGTGTTTATTCAGGCCAGTTGAATTCTGGTTCTTATGTATACAACACAAGAACAAGTAAAAAAGAAAGAATATCAAGATTGCTTCAAATGCACTCCAACAAGCAAAATCCTATTGATAGGGTAGAAGCTGGAGACATTTGTGCCGGTGTTGGTTTTAAAGATATAAAAACAGGCGATACACTTTGTGATGAGAAGAACAAAGTGGTCTTAGAGGAAATGACTTTCCCTGAGCCTGTTATTGGTTATGCAATTGAGCCTAAGACGCAAGCAGATGTTGACAAATTAGGTATGGCCATTGCCAAGTTGGTTGAGGAAGATCCTACCCTGCACGTAAATACTGACCATGAAACTGGTCAAGTTATTTTGAGAGGTATGGGTGAACTTCACCTTGAGATTATTATAGACAGACTTAAGCGTGAGTTTAAAGTTGAGATCAACCAAGGTGCTCCTCAGGTAGCTTACAAAGAAGCTCTTTTTGCTAGTGTTGAACACAAAGAAGTGTACAAGAAGCAAACAGGTGGTAAAGGTAAATTTGCAGACATTGTGTTCGAGATTGGACCAAAAGAAGCTGATCCTGAAACTGGTGAAGTCAAAGCTGGATTGGATTTTGTAAATGGCATTGTTGGGGGTGTGATTCCAAGAGAATTTATTCCTTCAATTCAGAAGGGCTTTGCAGAGTCTATGAAAAATGGTCCGTTGGCTGGATACCCGGTTGAAGCTATGAAAGTAAGGTTGTTCCATGGTTCTTTTCACGATGTCGATTCAGATGCAGTGTCATTTGAAATGGCCGCAAGATTAGGTTTCAAAGAAGCGGCTAAAAAATGTAAGCCTCAATTATTGGAGCCAATCATGGCAGTAGAAGTTGTTACTCCTGAGGAGTATACAGGACCTGTTACAGGTGACTTAAACCGTCGAAGAGGTTTGATGAAAGGTATGGATACCAAAGGTGTTTCAACTGTTATCAAGTCATCCGTTCCATTGTCAGAATTGTTTGGCTATGTAACAGATTTGAGAACCATTTCATCCGGTAGGGCATCCGCCTCACTTACTTTCTCACATTATGACCCTGTTCCTAGTAACATTGCTGAAGCTGTTATTGCTAAAGTAAAAGGAGAGAAGGCTTAA
- the rplN gene encoding 50S ribosomal protein L14: MIQQESRLSVADNSGAKEVLVIRVLGGTKRRYASIGDKVVVTVKSALSSSNMKKGTVSKAVIVRTKKEVRRKDGSYIRFEDNAAVLLNNNDEPRGTRIFGPVARELREKQFMKIVSLAPEVL; this comes from the coding sequence ATGATACAGCAAGAATCCAGATTAAGTGTAGCGGATAATTCAGGTGCAAAAGAAGTACTTGTAATCCGTGTTTTGGGAGGAACCAAAAGAAGGTATGCCTCTATTGGAGACAAGGTTGTAGTCACTGTTAAATCAGCCCTATCATCCAGTAATATGAAAAAAGGTACCGTTTCTAAAGCGGTGATCGTAAGGACTAAAAAAGAAGTCCGAAGAAAAGACGGTTCGTATATCCGATTTGAGGATAATGCAGCTGTGCTTTTAAATAACAATGACGAACCTAGAGGAACCCGTATTTTCGGCCCAGTTGCCAGGGAACTTAGGGAAAAGCAGTTTATGAAAATTGTATCGTTAGCCCCTGAAGTATTGTAA
- the rpsG gene encoding 30S ribosomal protein S7, whose translation MRKAKPKKRYILPDPKFNDTLVTRFVNCLMVDGKKSIAYRIFYDAIGKVEEKVGENGLEVWKKALNNITPAVEVKSRRVGGATFQVPLEVRPDRKISLGIKWMITFARKRGEKTMMDRLAGEIISASKGEGAAVKKKDDTHRMAEANKAFSHFRF comes from the coding sequence ATGAGAAAAGCGAAACCAAAAAAGAGGTATATTCTTCCTGACCCCAAATTCAATGACACTTTGGTCACCAGGTTTGTCAATTGTCTTATGGTGGATGGTAAGAAAAGTATTGCTTACAGAATCTTTTATGATGCCATAGGCAAAGTAGAAGAAAAAGTAGGTGAGAATGGTCTTGAGGTTTGGAAAAAAGCGCTTAACAATATTACTCCTGCTGTAGAGGTAAAGAGTCGTAGAGTTGGGGGTGCAACTTTCCAGGTACCTTTGGAAGTGAGGCCTGACCGTAAAATTTCCTTAGGTATTAAGTGGATGATTACTTTTGCTAGAAAAAGAGGAGAAAAAACCATGATGGATCGATTGGCTGGAGAGATCATCTCGGCTTCTAAAGGAGAAGGCGCAGCTGTGAAGAAAAAAGACGATACGCATAGAATGGCGGAAGCCAATAAAGCATTCTCGCATTTTAGATTTTAA
- the rplP gene encoding 50S ribosomal protein L16 → MLQPRRTKFRKMHKGRIKGIAQRGHTLAFGNFGIKSLEPGWITSRQIEAARIAMTRAMKREGQVWIRIFPDKPITKKPAEVRMGKGKGAPEYWVAVIRPGTILFEATGVSVEVAQEALRLAQQKLPVSTKFIVRRDYVGS, encoded by the coding sequence ATGTTACAGCCAAGAAGAACGAAATTTAGAAAAATGCATAAGGGGAGGATCAAAGGAATTGCCCAAAGAGGTCATACTTTGGCCTTTGGTAATTTCGGCATCAAATCCCTGGAGCCTGGATGGATCACTTCGAGACAAATAGAAGCTGCCCGTATTGCAATGACAAGAGCAATGAAAAGGGAAGGACAAGTTTGGATCCGAATATTTCCAGATAAACCGATCACTAAAAAGCCTGCAGAGGTAAGGATGGGTAAAGGTAAAGGAGCTCCTGAATACTGGGTAGCAGTTATCAGACCAGGAACAATCCTTTTTGAAGCTACTGGTGTTTCCGTGGAAGTTGCACAGGAAGCTCTAAGACTAGCACAACAAAAGCTTCCTGTAAGTACAAAATTTATCGTACGTAGAGATTACGTTGGATCATAA
- the rplD gene encoding 50S ribosomal protein L4 — protein MELAILKQTGEETGRKITLSEDIFSMEPNDHAIYLDVKQYLANRRQGTHKSKERAEISGSTRKIKKQKGTGSARAGSIKSPIFRGGGRVFGPKPRDYSFKLNKKLKQVARKSALSYKAKENGLVILEDLVFDAPKTKDYINLLSKLSLSDKKTLLVVGENNPNVYLSSRNVPKAKVRVFSELNTYELLDADSLVLCEGAVSKLETLLSK, from the coding sequence ATGGAATTAGCAATATTAAAACAAACCGGTGAAGAGACCGGAAGGAAGATCACGCTCTCTGAAGATATTTTCTCCATGGAGCCCAATGATCACGCCATATACCTGGATGTAAAACAGTATTTGGCCAATAGAAGACAGGGTACGCATAAATCTAAAGAAAGAGCTGAAATTTCCGGTTCTACCAGAAAGATTAAAAAACAAAAAGGTACCGGTAGCGCACGTGCTGGCTCTATCAAATCTCCAATTTTCAGAGGAGGAGGAAGAGTATTCGGCCCTAAGCCAAGAGACTACTCTTTTAAGTTAAATAAGAAATTGAAGCAGGTTGCCAGAAAGTCTGCACTAAGTTACAAAGCCAAAGAAAACGGTTTAGTGATTTTGGAAGATTTGGTTTTTGATGCACCTAAGACCAAGGATTATATCAATCTGTTGTCCAAACTATCTTTATCAGATAAAAAGACACTTCTAGTGGTTGGTGAAAACAACCCAAATGTTTATTTGTCATCTAGGAACGTACCTAAAGCAAAAGTAAGAGTATTCAGTGAATTGAATACTTATGAATTACTTGATGCTGATAGTCTTGTTCTTTGTGAAGGTGCTGTAAGTAAGTTAGAAACCCTTTTATCGAAGTAA
- the rpsQ gene encoding 30S ribosomal protein S17 — protein sequence MATTDRNLRKERIGKVVSNKMDKSITVAIERRVKHPIYGKFVGKTTKFMAHDENNDCKQGDLVKISETRPLSKSKRWRLVEIIERAL from the coding sequence ATGGCTACTACAGATAGAAACCTTCGTAAAGAAAGAATAGGAAAGGTAGTTAGCAACAAAATGGATAAGTCCATAACCGTAGCGATAGAGCGTAGAGTAAAACACCCTATTTACGGTAAATTTGTTGGTAAAACGACCAAATTCATGGCTCATGACGAAAACAATGATTGTAAGCAAGGAGACTTGGTTAAAATCAGTGAAACTCGTCCGCTGAGTAAGAGCAAGCGTTGGAGATTGGTGGAAATAATAGAAAGGGCATTATAA
- the rpsC gene encoding 30S ribosomal protein S3, whose protein sequence is MGQKVNPIGLRLGIIKGWDSNWYGGRDFADKLYEDQNIRKYVFARIPKGGISKVIIERTLKRITLTIQTARPGVVIGKGGSEVDKLKEELKKITDKDIQINIFEIKRPELDAKLVGESIAQQLEARISFRRAMKQSIAATMRVGAEGIKVKLSGRLGGAEMARSEMYKEGRIPLHTIRADVDYALSEAQTVYGKIGIKVWIFKGEVYGKRDLSPNAGLSNDSKGNAPAGNRRRREGGPKRRKRNN, encoded by the coding sequence ATGGGACAAAAAGTTAACCCAATTGGTTTAAGGCTTGGTATCATTAAGGGGTGGGACTCTAACTGGTATGGAGGACGCGATTTCGCTGATAAGCTTTATGAAGACCAGAACATCAGAAAATACGTCTTTGCCAGGATACCTAAAGGCGGTATTTCTAAGGTGATTATTGAAAGAACTCTTAAAAGAATTACCCTTACCATTCAAACTGCCCGACCTGGTGTAGTAATTGGAAAAGGTGGTTCTGAGGTGGATAAGCTAAAAGAAGAACTTAAGAAAATTACAGATAAGGACATTCAAATCAACATATTTGAAATCAAACGTCCTGAATTAGATGCTAAGTTGGTTGGTGAATCCATTGCACAGCAATTGGAAGCCAGGATTTCTTTTAGGAGAGCTATGAAACAATCCATTGCTGCTACCATGAGAGTGGGCGCTGAAGGGATTAAAGTAAAACTTTCCGGTAGATTAGGTGGTGCTGAAATGGCTAGATCTGAAATGTACAAAGAAGGTAGAATTCCTTTGCACACTATTCGTGCAGATGTGGATTATGCCCTTTCTGAAGCACAAACAGTCTATGGTAAAATCGGTATCAAAGTTTGGATATTCAAAGGCGAAGTTTATGGTAAAAGAGATCTTTCTCCAAATGCCGGACTAAGTAATGACTCCAAAGGAAATGCTCCTGCTGGTAACAGAAGAAGAAGAGAAGGTGGGCCTAAGAGAAGAAAAAGAAACAACTAA
- the rpmC gene encoding 50S ribosomal protein L29 gives MKNSEINALTESEIQSRIDAERENLTKLRFAHAISPIENPNRIRESRRLVARLNTFLRAKQLAK, from the coding sequence ATGAAAAATTCTGAAATCAACGCTCTAACTGAGAGCGAAATACAATCCCGCATAGATGCGGAAAGGGAGAACTTGACAAAATTACGTTTTGCTCATGCTATTTCACCCATAGAAAATCCAAATAGAATAAGAGAATCAAGGCGTTTGGTTGCAAGGTTGAATACGTTTTTACGAGCCAAACAACTAGCTAAATAA
- the rplB gene encoding 50S ribosomal protein L2, which translates to MAVKKLKPVTPGTRFRVAPSFDEVTTSKPEKSLLAPLKKSGGRNHSGKMTSRYIGGGHKKRLRIVDFKRNKEGVPAVVKSIEYDPNRTARIALLFYVDGTKAYMIAPEGLEVGQTVVSGEGASPEVGNTLYLRNIPLGTIIHNIELKPGKGGAMARSAGGYAQLLAREGKYVTLKLPSGEMRVVLGTCKATIGTVSNGDHMNVVLGKAGRKRWLGRRPRTRGVAMNPVDHPMGGGEGRSSGGHPRSRTGLLAKGKKTRSPKKYSNKFIISRRTK; encoded by the coding sequence ATGGCAGTTAAAAAATTAAAACCTGTAACTCCTGGTACCCGTTTTAGAGTGGCGCCTTCATTTGATGAAGTCACAACTTCTAAGCCGGAAAAGAGCCTTTTGGCTCCTTTGAAGAAAAGTGGTGGCAGGAATCATAGTGGTAAAATGACCTCCAGATATATCGGAGGTGGACATAAAAAAAGGCTTAGGATCGTCGATTTCAAAAGAAATAAAGAAGGCGTTCCAGCTGTAGTTAAATCTATAGAATACGATCCAAACAGAACAGCAAGGATAGCTTTGTTATTTTATGTGGATGGTACTAAAGCTTATATGATTGCTCCTGAGGGACTTGAAGTAGGTCAAACGGTTGTTTCTGGAGAAGGAGCAAGCCCTGAAGTTGGCAATACTTTGTATTTAAGAAATATCCCTCTAGGTACAATTATTCATAACATTGAATTGAAGCCTGGTAAAGGTGGAGCAATGGCAAGAAGTGCTGGTGGATACGCGCAGCTTCTAGCGAGAGAAGGTAAATACGTAACCCTCAAATTGCCTTCTGGTGAAATGAGAGTCGTTTTGGGTACTTGCAAGGCTACTATTGGGACTGTTTCTAATGGTGACCATATGAACGTAGTACTTGGAAAAGCTGGTCGTAAAAGATGGCTTGGAAGAAGACCTCGTACTAGAGGTGTTGCTATGAACCCTGTTGATCACCCTATGGGTGGTGGTGAAGGCCGTTCTTCAGGTGGTCATCCACGTTCTAGAACAGGCTTGTTGGCCAAGGGTAAAAAGACTCGTTCGCCCAAAAAGTACTCCAATAAATTTATCATTAGCAGAAGAACTAAGTAA
- the rplV gene encoding 50S ribosomal protein L22, with translation MEAIAKLNNVPTSPRKMRLVADLVRGKKVGQALSILKFTPNHGSIRLEKLLLSAIANWQAKNPDEKLEDAELYIKTISVDGGRMLKRLRPAPQGRAHRIRKRSNHVTLVVDSVGENVTADVVESNEKVN, from the coding sequence ATGGAAGCTATAGCAAAATTAAATAATGTTCCTACCTCTCCCAGAAAGATGCGTCTGGTTGCGGATCTGGTAAGGGGAAAGAAAGTAGGTCAGGCATTAAGCATCTTGAAATTTACGCCTAATCATGGATCTATCAGGCTTGAAAAGCTGTTGTTATCCGCTATTGCCAACTGGCAGGCGAAAAATCCTGATGAAAAGCTTGAAGATGCAGAATTGTATATCAAGACCATCTCTGTAGATGGAGGTAGGATGTTAAAGAGGCTAAGACCTGCACCACAGGGTAGAGCACATAGAATCCGTAAAAGATCAAATCATGTAACGCTTGTAGTAGACTCCGTTGGAGAAAATGTTACCGCTGATGTTGTTGAATCAAATGAAAAAGTAAACTAA
- the rplC gene encoding 50S ribosomal protein L3 gives MSGIIGKKIGMTSIFSADGRNVACTLIEAGPCVVTQVKNVESDGYNAVQLSYGERKEKNTPKPLIGHFKKAGTTPKQKVVEFRDFRVEFEGQVDMGKTVVSDKIFVEGDFIDAIGTSKGKGFQGVVKRHGFAGVGGATHGQHNRQRHPGSIGACSWPSRVFKGMRMAGRTGGNRVKVLNLKVLKIYPEKNLLLVSGSIPGAKNSFVILEK, from the coding sequence ATGTCTGGAATAATAGGTAAGAAAATCGGAATGACTAGTATTTTTAGTGCCGATGGACGAAATGTCGCATGCACGTTAATAGAAGCTGGTCCTTGCGTAGTGACGCAAGTAAAAAATGTAGAATCAGACGGGTACAACGCTGTACAGTTGTCTTATGGTGAGCGTAAGGAAAAAAATACGCCCAAACCATTAATCGGCCATTTCAAAAAGGCTGGTACAACTCCAAAGCAGAAAGTTGTTGAATTTAGGGATTTCAGAGTGGAATTCGAAGGTCAGGTAGACATGGGTAAAACTGTGGTATCTGACAAGATCTTTGTCGAAGGTGATTTTATTGATGCTATAGGAACTTCCAAAGGAAAAGGTTTCCAAGGTGTTGTTAAGCGTCATGGGTTTGCAGGAGTTGGCGGTGCCACTCACGGCCAGCACAACAGACAACGTCATCCAGGTTCTATCGGTGCTTGCTCTTGGCCCTCAAGGGTTTTTAAAGGCATGAGAATGGCAGGAAGAACCGGTGGTAACAGGGTCAAAGTACTTAATTTAAAAGTACTTAAAATATATCCTGAAAAGAACCTGCTATTAGTTAGTGGTTCTATACCGGGAGCCAAAAATTCTTTTGTGATTCTAGAGAAGTAA
- the rpsL gene encoding 30S ribosomal protein S12 — MPTIQQLVRKGRTTLESKSKSRALDACPQRRGVCTRVYTTTPKKPNSAMRKVARVRLTNGKEVNAYIPGEGHNLQEHSIVLIRGGRVKDLPGVRYHIIRGALDTAGVKDRKQGRSKYGAKRPKAAKK, encoded by the coding sequence ATGCCTACTATACAACAGTTAGTTAGAAAAGGTAGAACCACTCTTGAGAGCAAATCCAAGTCAAGGGCTTTGGATGCATGTCCTCAAAGGAGAGGTGTGTGTACCCGTGTGTACACTACTACGCCAAAGAAGCCTAATTCAGCCATGAGAAAAGTGGCAAGAGTTAGATTGACAAATGGTAAGGAAGTTAATGCTTACATCCCTGGAGAAGGTCACAACCTTCAAGAGCACTCTATTGTGTTGATCCGTGGTGGAAGGGTTAAAGATTTACCAGGAGTAAGATACCATATTATCCGTGGAGCACTGGATACTGCAGGTGTAAAAGACCGTAAGCAGGGTCGCTCTAAATACGGAGCCAAGCGACCAAAGGCCGCTAAAAAATAA
- the rplW gene encoding 50S ribosomal protein L23 — MDILKRPLITEKISAMNERGVYGFVVERTAKKPQIKDAVEKMYGVKVVEVRTMRYAAKKKTRYTKAKIVSGYTNTFKKAMVQVAEGEIIDFYGEI; from the coding sequence ATGGATATATTAAAAAGACCTTTAATTACAGAAAAGATCTCAGCCATGAACGAACGTGGGGTGTATGGTTTTGTAGTTGAAAGAACTGCAAAGAAGCCTCAAATAAAAGATGCCGTAGAGAAAATGTACGGTGTCAAAGTGGTTGAAGTACGCACCATGCGTTATGCTGCAAAGAAAAAGACAAGGTACACCAAAGCTAAAATTGTTTCTGGATATACCAACACCTTCAAGAAGGCAATGGTACAGGTAGCAGAAGGTGAAATCATTGATTTTTACGGAGAAATTTAA
- the rpsJ gene encoding 30S ribosomal protein S10 — translation MNQKIRIKLKSYDHSLVDKSSEKIVKAVKSTGAVVVGPIPLPTKKEKFTVLKSPHVNKKAREQFQLCTYKRLVDIYSNSSKTVDALMKIELPSGVDVEIKV, via the coding sequence ATGAATCAAAAAATCAGAATAAAACTAAAGTCATACGATCATAGCCTGGTGGACAAGTCATCAGAGAAGATCGTGAAAGCTGTAAAATCTACAGGTGCAGTAGTTGTTGGGCCAATTCCTCTTCCTACTAAAAAAGAGAAATTTACAGTATTGAAATCTCCACATGTAAACAAAAAAGCTAGAGAACAATTTCAGCTTTGTACTTACAAGAGATTGGTAGATATTTACTCTAACAGTTCTAAAACAGTAGATGCTTTGATGAAAATCGAACTTCCAAGTGGAGTAGATGTTGAAATTAAAGTGTGA